One bacterium genomic window carries:
- a CDS encoding response regulator has product MTDTPPVSASFEALIADDSAFARRYLAGIVHSLGGMVVGEAASGDCAVALYARLRPDLVFLDITMPELDGVEALRRIRAGDAAARVIMVSALGHKEAVWRAICLGARHFITKPYTPDYAGLVIRSVLAGEAGGAP; this is encoded by the coding sequence ATGACGGACACGCCCCCGGTTTCGGCGTCCTTCGAGGCCCTGATCGCGGACGACTCGGCGTTCGCGCGGCGCTACCTCGCGGGCATCGTGCACAGTCTCGGCGGCATGGTCGTCGGCGAGGCGGCGAGCGGCGACTGCGCGGTGGCGTTGTACGCGAGGCTGCGGCCCGATCTGGTCTTCCTGGACATCACGATGCCCGAGCTCGACGGCGTGGAGGCGCTGCGGCGCATCCGGGCGGGCGACGCGGCCGCGCGCGTGATCATGGTCAGCGCGCTCGGGCACAAGGAGGCCGTGTGGAGGGCGATCTGCCTGGGCGCCAGGCACTTCATCACCAAGCCGTACACGCCGGACTACGCCGGACTCGTCATCCGCAGCGTTCTTGCGGGTGAGGCGGGGGGCGCGCCGTGA